The sequence GGGCAGGGTTTACAGCACAGGTGGATGCGGTGGACAAAAACGGCCACACCGCACTCATGGACGCAGCAAAGGCCGGCAACCTGACGGAGGTGAGCGAACTTTTGGAGCGCGGCGCCAGCATCACCGCCAGAAGCGACAAGGGAAAGACCCCTCTGCATTTCGCAGCAGCGCACGGCAAGGCGGACGTGGTACGCCTGCTGCTGCAAAAGGGTGCCGAGGTCGATGCCCGCGACCGTGACGGCCACACGCCTCTCATGCTGGCAGCCAACTACGGCTGCACCCAGACCAGTCAACTGCTGGTCGACAACGGCGCCGACCCCATGGCGCTGTCATACTCCGGAACCACCGCCCTGGCCTACGCAGAGAACAACCGTCACAAACAGACCCTCGACGTCTTGCTGAAGGCACTACGGCCCAACTAACACCTCCTTCCGGCAGACAGCCCCGCGCTGTCTGCCGGGCCCCGGCCGCCTCTCCGGGCGCGGCAAATCCTGCCGAAGTTTGAGGCGACGGCAGGCAACTTACGGCAACAAGAACAACATCGGGAACAGATGTCCATACTGACCGACATAAAAGAGATCTTTACCGGCCTTTCCATCACCCTGCGCCACATCTTCAGGAAGCCGGTCACGGTGCAGTTCCCCGAGGAGCGTCGGCCCATGCCGGAGCGCTTCCGCGGCAGCATCGTCCTGACCCGCGACCCCGACGGCGCCGAGCGCTGCGTCGCCTGCTATCTGTGCTCCGGGGCCTGCCCCGTCGACTGCATATCGATGGCGGCGGCTGAAGGTGAGAACGGCCGGCGTTACGCCGCCTGGTTCCGCATCAACTTCTCGCGCTGCATCCTGTGCGGCCTCTGCGCCGAGGCGTGCCCGACACTCGCCATCCAGATGTCGCCCGAGATGTTCAACTGCAGGCGGCAGGTGATCGACATGGTGTACGAAAAGGAAGATCTGCTGATCGACGGGACCGGCAAGGATCCCGACTACAATTTCTACCGCCATGCCGGCATCGGTGTGGTGCAGCCGCGCGGTAGCGGTGACGGCGAGCAGGCCCCCTTCGACCCGAGGAGCCTCATGCCTTAGGGGATCAGAATGCTCCATCCGAGCACTGCTCTCCCTGGAGGGGGGAGGCTGGGAGGGGGGCGCAGCCGCAACAAAAAATCCCCCTCCCTGTTCCTCCCCCTCCGGGGGCGGGAACGCCAAGGGTGGGACTTGCATAATCTGGAGAGAGATGGAAGCGACTGTTTTCTACATACTGGCGGCGATACTGCTGATCGGGACGCTCTGTGCCATTACGGCGCGGCAGGCGGTACGGGCCATCGTCTACCTGGTGGTTTCGTTCTTCGCGCTGGCGTTGATGTTCTACCTCCTGGGGGCCCCGCTCATCGCGGCCTTCGAGGTCATCATCTACGCCGGCGCCATCATGGTGCTCTTCCTGTTCGTCATCATGATGCTTGAGCTGGAATCGCCCGAGAAGCTGCCCAAACCGCGCCTTTCCGACTGGTGGCCTGCCCTGGCCCTGGTGGTCGTGGTGGTGGGCGCACTGGCGGTGCTGCTGCTCAGCCACGTGCGGGCGGTCCCCCCCGGCTTCACCGATATCCCGGTGCGCCAGTTCGCCTACACGCTCTTCAAGCAGTACGGGGTCGCCGTGGAGATCGTTTCCATGCAGCTCCTCTTCGCCCTGGTGGGCGCGCTGTACCTCGGGAGGCACAAATGAGCGTACCGCTGTCGCACGTCCTGATCGTCGCCTCGCTCATGTTCGCCATGGGGCTTGCCTGCGTGGTCGCCTGGCGCGCCAACGTGATCATGATGCTCATCGGGATCGAGATCATGCTGAACGCCGTCATGCTCACCTTCGTCGGTGGCTCGGCGCACTGGGGCATCGCCGATGGACAGCTCTTTTCGCTGATGCTCATGGCGCTCACCTCGGCCGAGGTGTCGCTTGCGCTTGCGATGGTGGTCTACCTGCACCGGCGCAAGCAGACGGTCAACACGGACCGGTTTGATTCGATGAAGGGATAATGATGCTGGCAACCTACCTGACATTGATGCTCCTCCTACCGCTTCTGGGCGGGCTCACTTGCGCCATCGCCGGGAGGAAACTGCCGCGCGTGCTGGTGGAAAGCCTAGCCTGCGCCGCCGTCTTCGGGAGCTTCGCATGCGCCGCGCTGGCCGCCCTCTCCTACACGGCGCCGACGGTGGTCACGCTGGCGGAGTGGTTCGCCAGTTTCGAACTCGTCATTCCGATCTCGCTCTACCTCGATCCCCTTTCGCTTTCGCTTTCCGTTATGATCGGCTTCGTGTGCGGCCTGATCCACCTCTACTCGGTCTTCTACATGCGCGAGGACGAGGACTACGCGCGCTACTTCGCCCTGCTGAACATCTTCGTCTTCGCCATGCTGACCCTGGTCCTCGCCGAGAGCCTGCCGCTTCTCTACCTCGGCTGGGAGGGGGTCGGCTTCTGCTCGTACCTCCTGATCGGCTTCTGGTACCGGGACACGAACAACGCCGACGCCGGCAGAAAGGCGTTCATCACCACGAGGATCGGCGACACCGCCTTCATGATCGCGCTCGCCTGGCTCTTCCAGCTCTTCGGGACCCTCTCGGTGACCAAGCTGAACGGCATGGGCTTCCTGATGCCGGTCTCCGTGCTCACCGCCCTCGGCATCCTTTTCCTCATTGCCGCCATGGGCAAGTCCGCTCAGGTCCCGCTCATGGTCTGGCTTCCGGACGCGATGGCGGGCCCCACGCCGGTCTCCGCCATGATCCACGCGGCCACCATGGTCACCGCCGGGGTCTACCTCCTGGCGCGCATGTACCCACTGATTTCGGCCTCGCAGGCAGCGCTTGCCGCCATCGCCGTGACCGGCGCGGTGACCGCCTTCTACGGCGCCACCTGCGCCCTCGCGCAGCGCGACCTGAAACGTGTGCTCGCCTATTCGACCATCAGCCAGATCGGCTACATGATGCTTGGCGTCGGTGCCGAAGCGGTCACCGCTGCGACCTTCCACCTGCTGGTGCACGCCTTCTTCAAGGCGCTCCTCTTCCTCGGCGCGGGCTGCGTCATCGCGGCCATGCACCACGAACAGGACATCTTCAAGATGGGAGGGCTCAGGCGGACGCTGCCGCTCACCTTCTGGAGCTTCCTCGCCGGTGCCGCCTGCCTTGCCGGTCTGCCGCTCACCGGCGGCTTCTTCAGCAAGGACAGCATCCTCATGGCGGTCTGGCACAAGGGGGGGGCGCTTTACCAGTCCCTGTACCTTTTGGGACTCCTGACCGCCCTCGTCACCGCCTTCTACAGTTTCCGTCTCGTCTTCCTGGTCTTCGGGGGGGGCAACGGACACGTGCACCGCACTTCCGGCCTCGGCGTGATGCAGGCGGTGCTCATCCCGCTGGCCATACTCGGTCTCTTCGGCGGCGTGCTGGACCTGCCGGGATACATCGGCGAAGGGCTCCTCACCCGCCTCTTCGCCGCGATCCCAGGGGGCGGCGCCGTTGAGGCGACGCACGAGCAGGAGATCGTCATGCAGGCCGTGGCCGGGACACTCGCACTCGCGGGACTCGCGGCGGCGTGGCTGCGCTACGGCAAGGGACGCGCACACCGGATGCAGGAGGCGCAGTCGCCACCCTCCCCGCTCATCTCGTTCCTCGCCAACGGCTGGTATTTCGACGCGCTGTACAACGTCCTTTTCATCCGCCCCTACCGCGCTCTCGCCGGGGTCCTGTGGGAGCGCATGGACGAAGGGGTCATCGACGAGTCCCTGGACGGTCTGGGCAAGGGGCTCGGCTCGGTAGGACAGCGGCTCGGGCGCTGGAGCACTGGGCGCGTCGCCGTCTACCTGATCAGTTTCGCCGCCGGGGGAGCCCTTATCCTTTGCTACCTCGCGTGGCTCGTGCTGTAACGCAACCGGCGCAGACGCGCCAACGGGACCTCTGATGACATCTCTCATCCCGA is a genomic window of Geomonas ferrireducens containing:
- a CDS encoding ankyrin repeat domain-containing protein: MTTTVEVELGAGFTAQVDAVDKNGHTALMDAAKAGNLTEVSELLERGASITARSDKGKTPLHFAAAHGKADVVRLLLQKGAEVDARDRDGHTPLMLAANYGCTQTSQLLVDNGADPMALSYSGTTALAYAENNRHKQTLDVLLKALRPN
- the nuoI gene encoding NADH-quinone oxidoreductase subunit NuoI; its protein translation is MSILTDIKEIFTGLSITLRHIFRKPVTVQFPEERRPMPERFRGSIVLTRDPDGAERCVACYLCSGACPVDCISMAAAEGENGRRYAAWFRINFSRCILCGLCAEACPTLAIQMSPEMFNCRRQVIDMVYEKEDLLIDGTGKDPDYNFYRHAGIGVVQPRGSGDGEQAPFDPRSLMP
- a CDS encoding NADH-quinone oxidoreductase subunit J family protein, with the translated sequence MEATVFYILAAILLIGTLCAITARQAVRAIVYLVVSFFALALMFYLLGAPLIAAFEVIIYAGAIMVLFLFVIMMLELESPEKLPKPRLSDWWPALALVVVVVGALAVLLLSHVRAVPPGFTDIPVRQFAYTLFKQYGVAVEIVSMQLLFALVGALYLGRHK
- the nuoK gene encoding NADH-quinone oxidoreductase subunit NuoK; translated protein: MSVPLSHVLIVASLMFAMGLACVVAWRANVIMMLIGIEIMLNAVMLTFVGGSAHWGIADGQLFSLMLMALTSAEVSLALAMVVYLHRRKQTVNTDRFDSMKG
- the nuoL gene encoding NADH-quinone oxidoreductase subunit L; this translates as MATYLTLMLLLPLLGGLTCAIAGRKLPRVLVESLACAAVFGSFACAALAALSYTAPTVVTLAEWFASFELVIPISLYLDPLSLSLSVMIGFVCGLIHLYSVFYMREDEDYARYFALLNIFVFAMLTLVLAESLPLLYLGWEGVGFCSYLLIGFWYRDTNNADAGRKAFITTRIGDTAFMIALAWLFQLFGTLSVTKLNGMGFLMPVSVLTALGILFLIAAMGKSAQVPLMVWLPDAMAGPTPVSAMIHAATMVTAGVYLLARMYPLISASQAALAAIAVTGAVTAFYGATCALAQRDLKRVLAYSTISQIGYMMLGVGAEAVTAATFHLLVHAFFKALLFLGAGCVIAAMHHEQDIFKMGGLRRTLPLTFWSFLAGAACLAGLPLTGGFFSKDSILMAVWHKGGALYQSLYLLGLLTALVTAFYSFRLVFLVFGGGNGHVHRTSGLGVMQAVLIPLAILGLFGGVLDLPGYIGEGLLTRLFAAIPGGGAVEATHEQEIVMQAVAGTLALAGLAAAWLRYGKGRAHRMQEAQSPPSPLISFLANGWYFDALYNVLFIRPYRALAGVLWERMDEGVIDESLDGLGKGLGSVGQRLGRWSTGRVAVYLISFAAGGALILCYLAWLVL